A window of Phenylobacterium sp. NIBR 498073 genomic DNA:
CGACCCTTCCGGCAACGTGGTGGAGCTGTTCCAGCCGGCGGCCTGGGGCTGACCCTCAGGGGGAACTTCGCTGCGTAGCGGGCGGTTGCCCCAGCGGAGGCAGCGACGACCATGGCCCAGGCCAGGCATACGCGCGCAGAAAGCGAGACGCAGGGACGGCCGCGCTCACGGCTGGACGGCCACCGGGCGATCCTCTGGATCCTGGCGCTGGCGTTCGCGGTGTTCGTTGTGGTGTTCCTGACCAGCCCGAAGGAGACGGCCGATCCGGTGACGGGCGCGCCGCCGGGCGAGGTTCCGGCGGCGCAGCCCTGAGGCGGTCTATTTCGCGGGCAGCACCCGCTGGGCGATCATTTCGCGGCCGGTGCGGCTGATGCCGTACAGCACGCCGCGGTCGGTTTCGTCCCAATCGATCGCCTGGCCTTCGGTGGCCACGCCTATGGTGTCCATGTGGTCGAGCACCGCGCCGCCCTGCGTCGGCAGGGCCAAGACGTAGAGCTCGGGATGGTCGTGGCCGGTGATGTAGAGCTTGCCGTCCGGGCCCCAGGCGCCGCCCGACGAGCTCATCGGCTTGAAGCGGTCGAGCACCGACTGCGGGAAGCTCCAGCTCTGCGTCTGGCGCCAGTCGTCGTCGAAGCGGACCAGCACCGAGTGGCGGTGATCGCGCGGGGCCTCGCCGCCCTTGCCGTCATAGTTGGCGAAGGCCGCCCACCAGGCGCCGTCCTTGCGGTCGACCCAGGTGATCGAGCCGCGGCCGGGACCGAGGGCGACCGTGCGCAGGTGCTTCATGCTGACGGGATCGAAGAACTCGACGGCGCTCCAGTGCGGCACGGCCGGGAAGTTGGAGCTGGCGCAGACCAGCTCCTTGTCGATCACCGCGCAGGAATTGATGTGCGGATAGCGGACCGGGTCGCCCTTCCATTCGGCGAGCTTGGCGCCGGTCTTCTTGTCGTACTTGGCGATGGTCGAGTTGGCGACGGCGTAGACGTGTGCGGCGTCGACCGCCACGCCCTGCCGCGCCTCAGGCGCCGCATAGCGGCGCAGCACCTCGGCCGTGCGGGACGGAGCAGGGGCCTCTTGGGCCACGGCAGGGGCCAAGGCGGGGGCCGAGGCGGCGAGCGCCCCGGCCAGGATCAGCGAACGGATCATCCCGCGCGCGCCTAGAAGTTCACCGCCGCGCCGACCCAGTAGGTGCGGCCGTAGTTCGCCCACTCCTGCAAGTAGCGGCGACCCGGGCCGGTCACTTCCTGGCGGCCGGTGTTGGACAGGTTCTGGCCCTCGACGAACACCGTGAAGTGGTCGTTGAAGCGATAGGACAGGCTGGCGTCGAAGACGTGGCGGCCCTTCCAGTACTGGTCGGAGTTGGGGTTGGCGTCGTTGATCGTTTCCAGCTGGCCGCCGATGTAGTTGTGCGAGACCCGGGCCTCGAACGGACCGCGCTGGTAGTAGATCGATTCGTTGGTGGTGATTTCCGGCTGCTGGAACAGGCCCGTGACCCGCGGGCCGGCCGAGGTCAGGAATGTGAATTCGGTGTCCAGCCAGGTGATGTTGCCGTTGAAGCCGAAGCCGTCGAGCGGCGCGGGCAGGAAGGTGAACGCCTGCTGCACGGCGAACTCGACGCCGCGGATCTTGGCGCTTTCGGCGTTGCGCGGGGTGGAGACCAGCACGCTCTCCGGGCCGCGGCCGACGTCCAGGGTCTCGGTCGAGGACAGGGTGAAGATCTCGTTCTCGATGTCCTTGGAGAACACCGCCAGCGAGATCATGCCGTCAGTCGGGTAGTATTCGACCGACAGGTCCAGGCCGCGGCTCTCGCGGGCCTTCAGGCCCGGGTTGCCGCGCGACAGGGTCGGCTGGCTGCCGTCGAAATTCAGACCCTCGGTCGCCGCCAGCGATTCATAGTCCGGTCGGCCGATGGTGTTGGTCCACGCGGCGCGGACGATGACGTCCTCCCGCGGCTTCCATTCTAGGTGCAGGCTGGGCATCCAGTTGCCGTAGGAACCGGAATTGCTGACCGGAGTCAGCACCCCGCCGGTGGCGCGCACGGCGTCGGATTCGACCTCGGTGCGCTCGTAGCGGACGCCACCGAGCACTGTGAAGTCGCCCCACGAGTAGCTGGCCTGAGCGTAGGCGGCGTAGATGTCTTCCTGGACCTTGTAGTCGCCGGTCGGGGCGGCGGTGGTGGTCGTGAACCGGCTGCGGTTGGCGTTGAAGAAGTCCATCGCCGCGCTGGCGTCGATGCGCGGCGAGAGCAGGTAGCGGTCGGCGATCAGTTCGCTGGGGCCGGGCTTGTCGACCTCGGCCAGGGTGTAAACGAAGCCGGAGCCGGCGCGGTAGTTGATCTGGCTGGAATTGTACTCGCGCTTGGTCGAGCGCAGCAGGCCGCCGAACTTGGCCTTCAGGTTGCCGTCGGCGTTGCCATCGTCGAACGCGAGGTCGAAGCGCGCCTGGGCGGTCTTCTCGTCGGTCTTGGTCAGCGAGTCGCGGTGCTGCTGCAGCAGGTAGTTGGCCGGGTTGCGGGCGGCCGCATCGTTGACCGGCGCGAACACCGGGAACAGCGGGTTGGTGGTGTCGTAGTTGAAGGCGTAGTTCGCGCCCTGGGCGTCGACGGTGCGGAACTCGACCGAATGATTGGGAACTTCCAGGCCGGCCTGCGAGTAGACGAGGTCGCCGCTGGCGGTCCACTCCGGGGCGAAGCTCCACTCGAAGCCGCTGCGCAGCAGGCCGATCTCACGCTTGGTGATCGGCTGGTTCAGCTGGATGACGCCGCGGCCGCGAGCGAAGGAGCCGCTGGTCTGGGTCTGGTTGGCGACGTTGCCGAGCGGTTCGAGCCGGTACTCGATACGCTCCTCGTCGTCCTCCATGCGCGAGAACAGGCCGGCCGCTTCCCAGCGGAAGTCGTCGGTCGGCCGGTACTCGATCTTGGCGTTCACGCCGCTGCGCTGCTTGGTGTTGTTGTACCAGAACAGCCTCTGAAAAGTCGGCACCTGGATGCCGTTGCCGAGCGGCGAACCGGAGACGACCGGCGCGCCGGCGGCGGTGTATTCGCGCACCGACGGGCTCTGCGACTCGACCTGCGGAATGTCGTAGTCGAGCTGCTCGTGCGAGGCGCCGATCACGACGCCCCACTGGTCGGCGTCGCCGAAGGTCGTGCCGGTGGCGAAGGCCAGTCGATAGGACGGCTTGTCGTTGCGGACATCGCCGCTGCGCTCATACATCCCGTAAGACGCCAAGCCGTTGAAGAACGGGCGGCCCATGTCGAAGGCGCTGCGGGTGGTGACGTTGATCACCCCGCCGATGGCGTTGCCGTCGTTTTCGGGCGTCACCGTCTTGATGACTTCCAGGCGGCCGGCCATCACCGAGGGCACGATGTCCATCGGCACGGTGCGGCCGCTTTCGTCGACCGAGGCGACCAGGGCGCCGTCGATGGTGGTGCGGTTGTAAGTCGAGCGCAGGCCGCGGATGACCGGGAAGCGCGGCTCGCCCTGGTCTTCCATCACCGAGATGCCGGGGATACGGCGCAGGGCGGCGGCGGTGTTGTGGTCGGGCAGCTTGCCGATGTCGTCGGCCGAAACGACGTCGGCGACCACGAACGACTCGCGCTTCACCTCGATGGCGGCCCGCTGGGCTTCGCGTTGGCCGGTGACGACGATTTCCTCGACGGCGGCCTCGTCATTGGCGAACGCCGGCGTCGACAGCGCCGTACTGGCGAGCAGAAAAGCAAGGCAACCCGTGATGCGCGGGACAAAAGGCATGTGCACCCCCGAAGAACTGGAACTGGCGCGGACCAGTAGGGAGGGCGCACGACGGTCCGGTGACGGACCTATGAACGGAATGCGAAACCGGTCAGGCTTGATTGAGCCAGAACAGGGCGAGCACGAGCTGTGCGATCAGGATCGCCAGCAGGGCGCTGGCGAAGGGCTGTTTGCGGGTCTTGTGGCGGAAGACCTGTTGGGCGAGCGCCGCGCCGAGGCCGCCGCCGGCCAGGGCGAGGGTGAGCAGAGTGCGCTCCGGGATCCGCCGCTCGCCGTGGCGGGCGCAGGACTTGTCCCATCCCATTGCGGCGAAGGCGGCCAGGTTGGCCAGCGCCAGATAACCGAGGGCGGCGATCACTCGGGCGCGCGCGCCTCGCGCCACATAGCCCACATCTCGGGCGCGTCCGGCGTGGCCTTGAGCACCTCGACCACCTCGAAGCCGTAGCGGCGGTAGAGCGGCACGTTGGCGGGGCTGGAGCTTTCCAGATAGGCGGGCAGGCCCTTGGCGTCGACGCGGGCCAGGCCCGCGGCCAGCAGGCGCGAGCCGACCCCCAGGCCCTGGGCGTCCGGCCGCACGCCCAGGAACCAGAGATAGGCGTGGGGCGGGGCCTTCGGGTGGTGGGCGTCCATCATCCGGCGCATGGCCGAGATGCGCGACAGGCGCGAGAAGCCGGTGGCGCCGATGATCCGGGGCAGGGCGCGCAGCTCCTGCAGCAACGGGGTCGGCCCAAGGCTTTCGGAGGGCAGCCAGATCGAGGCCGCCCCGCCGCCGGCCGGGCGGAACACCTCGCCGTCGGCCAGGCCCATGGCGATCAACGCCTGGAACAGCTTCAGCCGCGCGGCATCGTGTCGGGCGTCGGCGCGCAGGAACCAGTTGAACACCGGGTCGGTGGAAAAGGCGGCCGAGAGGTCCTGGGCGACGGCGCCGATGTCCGCCATGCCGGCGGCGACCGGGGCTTCGGCGCCCCGGCGCAGGTCCAGGATCTCCGCTTCGGTCATATCTTCTCGCTGATCTTGATGGCGGTGCGGCAGCCGGCACGGATCACCGCGGCCAGCAGCGGATAGCCGGGCGCGTCGCGCGCGCCTTCTTCGAGGGCGTGGTCGCGATGGGCGATCTCCTCGTCGCGGAACTTGGTCAGTTCGGCGGCGAGTTCGGGCTCGCGGCCCTCCAGCTCGGTGATCTGGGCGGCGTAGTGGCGCTCGATCACGTCCTCGACCGCCTCGGTGCAGGCGTGCGCGGCCTTCTCGCCGAGCAGGGCGGTGCC
This region includes:
- a CDS encoding DUF1294 domain-containing protein codes for the protein MIAALGYLALANLAAFAAMGWDKSCARHGERRIPERTLLTLALAGGGLGAALAQQVFRHKTRKQPFASALLAILIAQLVLALFWLNQA
- a CDS encoding GNAT family N-acetyltransferase, which gives rise to MTEAEILDLRRGAEAPVAAGMADIGAVAQDLSAAFSTDPVFNWFLRADARHDAARLKLFQALIAMGLADGEVFRPAGGGAASIWLPSESLGPTPLLQELRALPRIIGATGFSRLSRISAMRRMMDAHHPKAPPHAYLWFLGVRPDAQGLGVGSRLLAAGLARVDAKGLPAYLESSSPANVPLYRRYGFEVVEVLKATPDAPEMWAMWREARAPE